The Terriglobus roseus sequence ATCCAACGCCTCGACCGAGGTGAGGGTGTATGGCGATCAAGGCTGTTTTGTGTGACCTGGATGGAACGCTGCTGGACAGCAATGCCTTCCATGCGGAGTCCTGGCAGCGCACGTTGGAGCACTTCGGTTTCTCTGTTGACTTCGAAACCGTTGTGAAGCAGATCGGCAAAGGTGGTGAGTATCTCCTGCCGCAGTTCGTTCCCGCCGACAAACTCCCGTTGCTTGAAAAAGAGATCAACGCCTTTCGCAAGAAGCTCTTCCACCGCGAGTACATTGATCGCATCGTGCCCTTTGCGGATGCGCGGCGATTGCTGGAACGAATGCGGCAGCGTGGCCTGCGAATCGCCGTCGCAACGTCCAGCGAAAAGGAAGACCTGGAAGCCTTCAAGACGATTCTCAAGATCCACGACCTGATTGAGGAAGACGCGACTGCCGACGACGCGGACAAGCCCAAGCCCGAGCCCGACATCTTCCAGGCAGCCTTGAAGCTGCTGAAGATCGAACCGGCCGAGGCGCTCGCATTGGGCGACACTCCCTGGGATGTTCAGGCTGCTTCGAAGGCTGGTGTCCGTACGGTGGCTGTGCAGTCCGGCGGCTGGCGCAAGGAAGACCTGCGGGACGCCGGCGCGCTGGCCGTTTATGTGGACGTAGCGGACATTGTCCGTAACTTCGACAACTCGCCTTTTGTGAAGTAGATCGCGTTTGCTCCGATTTCCATTTGCTGCTGGAGCCTCCGGACTGGAATGATGGAGTCGCCGATGCGGATCGCTTATTATCTTCGCCAGCTCTTCCGGATTCCTCCCGCAAAGATCGCATTGCTGTTTGAGGCGACTTTCTGGCTGGCAGTGGCGAGGCTGGCCCTGTGGCTGGTGCCATTTCCGCGGATCGGGCGTCATCTCGGTAAACTGCTGCCGCCGTCTCCGCACACCGCCACATCAAGCGAAGAAGAGATGCGGACGGCAAAACGAGTTGGTTGGGCAGTGAACACTGTTGCCGACCATCTGCCCGTGAACCTTGTCTGCCTGCCGCGCGCGCTGGCTGGATGGCAGATGCTGCACCGTCGCGGTATTGCTTCGCGATTGCACTTCGGCGCACTGCGCGAGCCTTCAGCCGGAGAAGCGGGCTTGCAGACACATGCGTGGCTCAGTACGCCGCAAGTGGAGATCACGGGATACCCCGTCGCCCATGGCTGCGTGGAGCTCGGTTATTTTGCCCGTGCCGACGGAAACGGTTCTTCGAGTGCCGCTGGCGCGGCAGTCTGAGAACGGGCGATACTGATGCCAGTGCCTTACGTTTCCGACCAGATTCCGCCTGACTCTACTGGAGCTGGGGGCCACTTTCATTACGTGATCTCCGGCCTCACGGTCTGGTCAGAGATCGAGATGCCCTCTGCCATCGTGGCGGAGGCGATCGGCGGCGGCGAGCCTGACGTCCGTATCACTCTGGGAGAGGTGCCTGCGCACCTTGCAGCACCGGCAAAGCAGGGGGCGGAATGGGAGTTTTCGCCCAGTGAGTTCTTGTTGCGCATGCGGGACCTGCTGGACGTCTACGTAAGCGGTGGGAACAGTATCCTGCTGCAGCCGTCGGCGACGTGCGACCCCGGCGACCTGGTGCTCTATCTGCTCGGCACCTGCTTTGCGATCCTGTTGCAGCAGCGTGGGCGCGTGGTGCTGCATGCCAGCGCAGTTGCTGTGGGCGACCGCGCCATGCTGTTCTGCGGCGCCTCCGGGATGGGGAAGTCGACCATGGCCGCGATGCTCAGCGAACGAGGGTACCCGCTCTTGAATGATGATGTGTGCAACCTCAGCCCGGGAGAGGACGGGCAGTATTCCGTGTACCCCGACGGTCGCATGCTGAAGCTATGGGCGCGGTCTGTCGATCATCTGCAGTGGACGAAGACCGACCATGCACGTGTCCGGCACGATGCCGACAAGTTCTACATGGCACCTGCCAGTGTGGATCTGAAGCCGCGGTCTGTCGGGAGTGTGTACATGTTGCACGTAGCAGAAGGGGATGATGTGGCAACACTAACGCCGCTTAACCTGGCCGAGTCAATGTCGCAACTGATTCTGAATGCCTACCGCCCGGCGCTGGTCCATGCCATGGACATGGTGCCCGCGTATTTCGCGGCTTCCGCGGGCATCCAGCGTCACGCAGGTGTCTTCCGCTTGTCACGCCCCATGGATTTCAGCCGCGCAGCCGAGGCTCTGGATCTGCTGGAATCCCAATGGTCAAGTGCCCTGTAAACAACGCCGGGCAGCTTCGACTATCCTGTTGGCTATGACTTTGGACATCCAGGGCCGCACGATCGTATCGCGCGGCGAGGGTTGGCTAACCGCATGGGTTGGTCAGGAATACGTGATGATGAGCGCAGAGACCGGCACCTGCATCAGCCTGTCCGAGACCGGTGGCCGCATCTGGGAGCTGATGGAACACTCGCGCTCCGTGGATAGTCTCTGCAAGGAGCTGGGCGAGGAATATCAGGCAGAGCTCGGCGTAGTCGACCACGATGTCCTGGTGTTTCTGGAAAATCTGCAAGCGGAAGGCGCGATCGTGGCGACCGACCCCGCCGAACGATAGGCGAGCGAACATCAGGTGCCGCAGAACGTCTGCAGTACGCATTCCTCGGGACGTGCCGGGACGGTAAAACGATCTGCTGTCGCGGAGTCCTCATACGGGGCTGCGGTGGCCGTCAGCAGGTCATGGAACGGCTGAAAATCCCGCCGCAGCACAGCAGCATCAATGACTTCCTGGACGCGATGATTTCGCGGGATGATGGCCGGGTTGACGTGGCGCATCTGTGCCGCTCGTTCAGCGGGCTCGGAAGGCTCCTGTGCCAGCCGAGTCCGCCACGCAACGGCCCATGTGTCGAAAGCAGTTGGATCTGAGAAGAGACGACGCGCGTTTTCGTCACCGGTGACACCTGCGGCGGCGTCTGCCAGTTTGCGGAAGGTCAGGGTGAAATCCGCGTGATTCGCGGCCATGCGCTGCAACAGATCCTCAGCAAGCGCGATGTCTCCCTCCTGCGAGGTCAGCAGCCCGAGCTTGCGACGCAGCCCCTCTTCGCGTGCTGCTTCGAAGTGCGTGGCGAAGGTCGCTAGCGCTGCGTAAGCCGATGCCAGTCCTGCCTCATCGCTGCCTTCCTCAATGACAAGCAGGGGCAGTACAGACTCGGCCAGTCGCGTCAGGTTCCAGTGCATCGCGTCAGGCTGATTGCTGTAAGCGTAGCGACCCTGCTGGTCGATGGAACTGAAGACCTTGTTCGGCTGATACGCCTCAAGAAATGCGCATGGCCCGTAGTCGATGGTCTCGCCGGAAATCGAGGTGTTGTCGGTATTCATGACACCGTGGATGAAACCGAGCAGCATCCATTGAGCGACCAGCTTCGCCTGCCGCTCGATCACACCCTCCAGGAAGGCGCGGTACGGCTTAGCCGCGTGCGCTGCGTCAGGGTAATGGCGTGCCATGGCAAAGTCTGCAAGCGTGCGCAGGTCTTCCATGTTGCCGCGTTTGGCGAAGTACTGAAACGTCCCAACGCGAAGGTGGCTCCAGGCCACGCGCGTGAGAATGGCGCCCGGCAGCATGCCCTCCCGAACGACGTGCTCGCCGGTGGTGACCGCTGCCAGTGCACGGGTTGTGGGGACGCCCAGCGCGGCCATCGCCTCGCTGACAATGTATTCGCGCAGGACAGGACCCAGCGCCGCCCGGCCATCGCCACGACGCGAGAAAGGTGTTGGCCCGGAACCCTTCAGCTGGATGTCGTAGCGCCTGCCGTCGCGACCCAGTACCTCACCCAAGAGGTTGGTGCGGCCGTCACCGAGCAGCGGTACGAAGTAACCGAATTGGCTGCCCGCATACGCCTGCGCCAGTGGCTCTGAGCCCTCTGCAACGCGATTCCCGGCGAGGACGGCAATACCCTGCGGAGTGGCCAGCGCGTCCGCATCAAGGCCGAGTTCGCGGGCCAGCGCTGCGTTTACCTGGATCAGCTTCGGCGCAGCAACGGGCGTCGGAGCCAGCCGCGCAAAGAAGCGATCCGGCAGCCGGGCGTACGTGTTCGCGAAGGCAAAGAACGGCAGGGCAGTAGCGGACTCATCCACGGAAAGTGGGGCGATCGAGGCACCATCAGAACTCATGCTCTTTGGATGCTGTCGCGACGCTTTCGCTCTATGCCGCGTTGCGGAGCCGACTGACCTAGGGGTGTACCGTCGACTCTACCGACATACCAGGCAACAGCGGCCGCCCTCCGACCCGCGTCGCATCCAGACGAACACGCACTGGAATCCGTTGCACGACTTTGACGTAGTTGCCGGTCGCATTGTCCGGAGCGATCAGTGCGTACTTCGAACCGGTTGCTCCGCCGATGCTTTCCACGCGGCCCTGAATGTCGCTGCCATAGGTGTCTACATGAATCGTGACCCTTGCGCCGGGCTGCACGTGACGCAGTTGCGTCTCCTTGAAGTTGGCAGTGACCCAGATGTCATCTGTGGGGACGATGTTGAGCAGCAGTTGGCCGGTTGCGATTCGCTGGCCGGTCTCGATACTGCGACGCCCGATGATGCCGCTCACGGGCGCAAGGATGTCGGTGTAGCTAAGATTCAGTTGCGCCTCTCGCAACGCGGCCTTCGACTTCTTCAAGTCGCCGGAGACACGATCGACACTGCTCCGCGCGGTCGCCACCTGTCCGGGCGCTGTCGCAGCGGAGGCGGTGTCCTGCTTGCGCTGCACGATGTGCTGCAAGGCAGCCTGGACTTTCTGCTCCGCCGCCTGCACGTTTGCCTGTGCCGCGGAGAGTTGTGCTGCGCTCACATTGGCTTCCGTCATACGCGTGTCGTACTCAGAGCGCGAGATCTCGTGCGAGATCACGAGCTGCTCATACCGCACCCTGTCTGCTTCCGCGCGGCGCGAGCTGGCTTCCGCCTGCTTGACCTGTGCCGTCGCAGCGAGCACACCGGCGCGTGCGCTGGCGAGTTCGGCTTCCGTCTCAACCTCGGATGCCTGCGCGGACGAGAGACGGCTCGAGGTTGTGGCTTGCGTAATTGGCACGGCGAGTTGTGCGCTCTGCAGTTGCGCCTGCTGGGCCTGCACATCGCCCTCCAGGCGCTCGACTGTGGGCTGGTAATCATTCGTATCCAGCCGCGCCAGCACTGTGCCTGCCTTCACGAATTTCGTGTCGTCGATATCGGGATTCGTCCAGACGACGGTTCCTCCAATGCGCGCGTTGATCGGGTGTACATGCCCATCGATCTGCGCGTCGTCCGTGGAGATTGTCCCGAACGAGTTATCCCAGAGAAGGTAGCCTCCGACGATCAGGATGAGGATGGCCGCAAGGGCGAGTACGGCAGCAGTGCGAGTTTGCAATTTCGATTGAGTGTCAGACATGGTTAGCGAACTCCGAGATAGGTCGTGTAATCGCGCTCCGCTGTTCCGAGCGAGCGCACAAGCAAAAGCTTGGCAAGATTGTGGCCGTAGATGCTGGCGATGTCGTTGTCTTTTGCCGCGGCGACTGCCTGCTCGGCCTGGATGAGTTCAAGGCTGTTCGATACACCGGCTTCGAAGCGGTCCTTCGCCTGCCTGAGACCTTCTTCCGCAAGAGAAGAATTTGTACGAGCTACCTGCACACTTTTGTCGGCGGCGCGGAGGTCGAGGAGGGCTGAACGAACGTCATACTTTGTCCGTTGTTGCAAATCTTCGAACTCGGCCTGGCGGCGGTTCAGGGTTGCAGTCGCGGTCAGGACCGCCGCTTCGATCCGTCGACCGGTAAAGATGGGCACACTGACCTGTCCTTCAATTCCGTAGTTCCCGTAGACGTGGCCGAAGTTCACGCCGACCTCGCCGCCATTGGCTCGAACCTCCACCGACGGCAGATTCTGCGCGCTCTGCGCCTTCACCTGCTGTCGCGCGAATTCGACACGCGCTTCCGCAGCTTTCAGGTCCTGCCTTGAGGCCGCAGCCTGCTGGACGAGGGTGTCGAGGTTCTTCTCCGGAGCGTCATGGAACCCCAGGTCCGTGGTCAATGTGAATTCCTGCTCCACGGGTAAGCCGATGATGCGAGTCAGTCCGAGCTTGTCTTTCTCAAGACGTACCTGCGCAAGCGCCAGCCGCTGGTCTGCACTGTCACGAGCCACGGTTGCGCGAATGGCATCGATCTCAGGGGAGACTTCACGCTTCACACGATCACGCAGCAAACTTTCAACGGCTTGCGCGGAGGCGAACTCTGCCTCTGCGGCCTTGACACGGGACTGGCTTGCAAGCACCTGTAAGTAAGCGCTCGTCGCAGCAAGCACCACGATGTTCTTGGCGTCGGCCAGAGACGCGGAGCTCATTGCCTCTTCAGCGTGGGCCGCTTTGACCTCATGCCATGCAGCGATGTCAACTACCTTCTGCTTGTAATCCACGGATGCCAGTTGGTAGTTGTAATTCGGCACGATGCTCGGAAGACCCAGCTTCTGACCACCAATCGTGTTGACCGGAAAGTTCTGGAAGTCCTCCGCGAACTGCGCGGAAAGCTGTGGCAGCAAGGTCGAGAGTGCGCGAAGGCGAGCCGCGCGCGACTGTGCATGGTCCTGTTCACTATCAATCAAGCCAAGGTTCGCGTGAAGTCCCCGATTCACAACGTCCGTCAGCGACAGCTCAAGAATCCCGGGCATCAGTGTGCTCGTGGGAACGCTGCCCAGGAACGGATTCTGCGCCTGCACCGCAAGCGCGCTCGGATTCGTCGTGTTCGTTCCAGGATCGAACGGACGTGGCGTGCTGATGCTGTTGGACAGTGGACTGAAGCTGGAGGAGCTCTGGGCAAAGACCGGCACGGACAGCACAAGTGCGGCAAGGATGACTGCGACTTCATAGATAGGAGTGGAAGATTTCATGCGTTTGACTCGAGGCCGGGCAGAAGCGATTGACCGCTGACGGTTTCTGTTACGCGCTCGGACGCGACAGGTGCAGCAGCGCTGGGAAGCAGTGGAAGGAAGAGGAGCATCACGGCAGCGAGAGCTGCCATAACGTTGAAGACATCAGCGAACGTAAGTACAAGTGCTTGCCTGGAGACAAGAGCTGCAACGCGACCAGCATTGGTGGAGTCGATCGTTACGCCCAACGTCGATAGATCGCGGCTGAAGAGCCCATCGATCAATCGGGAAGAATGCAGCATCGCGCGCCGGTCAATCAGGACCACCACGAGTGTGACACCCAGCGACGCGCCCAGTTGGCGGGCGCCGTAATAGATCGCCCGAGCACTGGAGGCGTGGGAGTCTTCCATGCGTGCAAAGGCTCCGATGGCAAGCATCGGCACCGAGATCCCGATGAAGATGCCATGCAGTAGCAGAGGAATCCAAAGCTGCCTGTCGGGGGTATCGCCCGTAACAATGTACCCGAGCCACCCCATGGCCAGCATCTGGACAAACAATGCGAATGCCATGATCTGCTTCGCACCGACATGTCCCGCGGCTTTGACCAGCAGTGGCACGATCGCCAGCATGGCAACAGCGCTGAGGCCAGCGACAGACATCAGGAGTCCGGTCTGCGTTGCGGAGTGCGATTCCACGCGGCGCAGGTATTGCGGCAGCACGTACAGCCCGCCGGCAAGCTGCATGCCAAGCGCAATGCCGAGCACGCTCGCCGACATCAGGCCTCGGTCACGCAGAAAGTGAAGATTCAGTAGCGGCCTGTGATTGAACGGGAGGCATTGCCACGCGGCAAAGAGCAGGTTGAAAGCTACGCCGATGGATACGAGCAGAATGATGCGGTTCGAACCAAACCAATCGTCGATCTCTCCGCGGCTCATGGCTGCCTGAAGCGCACCGGCACCGACCAGCAGCAACCCAATCCCGAGCAGATCTGGATTGTGCTCTTCCACGTCATCTCGCCAGTGATCCGCGGCATACCGGCGGAGGATTGCCGCAGCGACAAGCATGCCTGGAACTGTCACGAGAAAAAGCAAACGCCAGCTGACAGCATCTGCAAACCAGCCTGAAGCTATCGGGGCCACAATGCGGCCCACCACGAAGAAGCCGCCGGCGTAAGTTCGAAGACTTGAGGGGCGTTCACTACGCGGATATTGGTGCGTGATGAAGACCAGCGTCCTCGCAAGGAACACGCCGCCAGCAAACCCCTGGAACACTCGGCAGAGGAGAAACAGCGCAAGGTCAGTACTCGCAGCGCAACCCAGGGCAGCCACAGCATAGAGAATGCAGGCGAGGCTCAGAAGGCGACGATTGCCAAAGTAGCTCGCCAGCCGATGGGTCAAAGCAACTGAGACCGCAAACGCCGTGCTGTACACGGTCACAGCCCAGCTTGCTTCGTCTGCGGAGGCTCCAAGAGCGCCAGTAAGGTCCG is a genomic window containing:
- a CDS encoding HAD family hydrolase — its product is MAIKAVLCDLDGTLLDSNAFHAESWQRTLEHFGFSVDFETVVKQIGKGGEYLLPQFVPADKLPLLEKEINAFRKKLFHREYIDRIVPFADARRLLERMRQRGLRIAVATSSEKEDLEAFKTILKIHDLIEEDATADDADKPKPEPDIFQAALKLLKIEPAEALALGDTPWDVQAASKAGVRTVAVQSGGWRKEDLRDAGALAVYVDVADIVRNFDNSPFVK
- a CDS encoding MFS transporter, which translates into the protein MSALSDKSKYVGQMEGSVAATLAGLTLATGMEQWTGNGLSVTLTDLTGALGASADEASWAVTVYSTAFAVSVALTHRLASYFGNRRLLSLACILYAVAALGCAASTDLALFLLCRVFQGFAGGVFLARTLVFITHQYPRSERPSSLRTYAGGFFVVGRIVAPIASGWFADAVSWRLLFLVTVPGMLVAAAILRRYAADHWRDDVEEHNPDLLGIGLLLVGAGALQAAMSRGEIDDWFGSNRIILLVSIGVAFNLLFAAWQCLPFNHRPLLNLHFLRDRGLMSASVLGIALGMQLAGGLYVLPQYLRRVESHSATQTGLLMSVAGLSAVAMLAIVPLLVKAAGHVGAKQIMAFALFVQMLAMGWLGYIVTGDTPDRQLWIPLLLHGIFIGISVPMLAIGAFARMEDSHASSARAIYYGARQLGASLGVTLVVVLIDRRAMLHSSRLIDGLFSRDLSTLGVTIDSTNAGRVAALVSRQALVLTFADVFNVMAALAAVMLLFLPLLPSAAAPVASERVTETVSGQSLLPGLESNA
- a CDS encoding PqqD family protein, which produces MTLDIQGRTIVSRGEGWLTAWVGQEYVMMSAETGTCISLSETGGRIWELMEHSRSVDSLCKELGEEYQAELGVVDHDVLVFLENLQAEGAIVATDPAER
- a CDS encoding protein adenylyltransferase SelO, with the translated sequence MSSDGASIAPLSVDESATALPFFAFANTYARLPDRFFARLAPTPVAAPKLIQVNAALARELGLDADALATPQGIAVLAGNRVAEGSEPLAQAYAGSQFGYFVPLLGDGRTNLLGEVLGRDGRRYDIQLKGSGPTPFSRRGDGRAALGPVLREYIVSEAMAALGVPTTRALAAVTTGEHVVREGMLPGAILTRVAWSHLRVGTFQYFAKRGNMEDLRTLADFAMARHYPDAAHAAKPYRAFLEGVIERQAKLVAQWMLLGFIHGVMNTDNTSISGETIDYGPCAFLEAYQPNKVFSSIDQQGRYAYSNQPDAMHWNLTRLAESVLPLLVIEEGSDEAGLASAYAALATFATHFEAAREEGLRRKLGLLTSQEGDIALAEDLLQRMAANHADFTLTFRKLADAAAGVTGDENARRLFSDPTAFDTWAVAWRTRLAQEPSEPAERAAQMRHVNPAIIPRNHRVQEVIDAAVLRRDFQPFHDLLTATAAPYEDSATADRFTVPARPEECVLQTFCGT
- a CDS encoding HlyD family secretion protein translates to MSDTQSKLQTRTAAVLALAAILILIVGGYLLWDNSFGTISTDDAQIDGHVHPINARIGGTVVWTNPDIDDTKFVKAGTVLARLDTNDYQPTVERLEGDVQAQQAQLQSAQLAVPITQATTSSRLSSAQASEVETEAELASARAGVLAATAQVKQAEASSRRAEADRVRYEQLVISHEISRSEYDTRMTEANVSAAQLSAAQANVQAAEQKVQAALQHIVQRKQDTASAATAPGQVATARSSVDRVSGDLKKSKAALREAQLNLSYTDILAPVSGIIGRRSIETGQRIATGQLLLNIVPTDDIWVTANFKETQLRHVQPGARVTIHVDTYGSDIQGRVESIGGATGSKYALIAPDNATGNYVKVVQRIPVRVRLDATRVGGRPLLPGMSVESTVHP
- a CDS encoding lasso peptide biosynthesis B2 protein, with amino-acid sequence MRIAYYLRQLFRIPPAKIALLFEATFWLAVARLALWLVPFPRIGRHLGKLLPPSPHTATSSEEEMRTAKRVGWAVNTVADHLPVNLVCLPRALAGWQMLHRRGIASRLHFGALREPSAGEAGLQTHAWLSTPQVEITGYPVAHGCVELGYFARADGNGSSSAAGAAV
- a CDS encoding TolC family protein — encoded protein: MKSSTPIYEVAVILAALVLSVPVFAQSSSSFSPLSNSISTPRPFDPGTNTTNPSALAVQAQNPFLGSVPTSTLMPGILELSLTDVVNRGLHANLGLIDSEQDHAQSRAARLRALSTLLPQLSAQFAEDFQNFPVNTIGGQKLGLPSIVPNYNYQLASVDYKQKVVDIAAWHEVKAAHAEEAMSSASLADAKNIVVLAATSAYLQVLASQSRVKAAEAEFASAQAVESLLRDRVKREVSPEIDAIRATVARDSADQRLALAQVRLEKDKLGLTRIIGLPVEQEFTLTTDLGFHDAPEKNLDTLVQQAAASRQDLKAAEARVEFARQQVKAQSAQNLPSVEVRANGGEVGVNFGHVYGNYGIEGQVSVPIFTGRRIEAAVLTATATLNRRQAEFEDLQQRTKYDVRSALLDLRAADKSVQVARTNSSLAEEGLRQAKDRFEAGVSNSLELIQAEQAVAAAKDNDIASIYGHNLAKLLLVRSLGTAERDYTTYLGVR